One Chionomys nivalis chromosome 4, mChiNiv1.1, whole genome shotgun sequence genomic region harbors:
- the LOC130873525 gene encoding translation machinery-associated protein 7-like — translation MWLEKGVSGGAPSGREGGRKKPLKQPKKQAKEMDGEDKAFKQKQKEEQKKLEELKAKAAGKGPLATGGIKKSGKK, via the exons ATGTG gctGGAGAAGGGGGTGTCTGGAGGCGCCCCGTCGGGCCGGGAAGGTGGCAGAAAGAAGCCCCTGAAGCAGCCCAAGAAGCAGGCCAAGGAAATGGACGGAGAAGATAAGGCTTtcaagcagaaacaaaaagaggagcagaagaaacTCGAGGAGCTAAAAGCCAAGGCCGCGGGAAAGGGACCCCTGGCCACAGGTGGAATTAAGAAATCTGGCAAAAAGTAA